One part of the Stegostoma tigrinum isolate sSteTig4 chromosome 14, sSteTig4.hap1, whole genome shotgun sequence genome encodes these proteins:
- the klhl30 gene encoding kelch-like protein 30: MVRNVDDLDFCLASHPQSVLEGLRALRSNPKLSDVTLLVGGREFPCHRSVLALCSVYFHAMFSGEFVESISARVELKDIEPAAMESLIEFAYTGKLTINQQNVESLTQTSNLLQFSSVQKVCSRYLQHQIDSTNCLGIYELGEMYGCPEVTAKARSFLLENFEAVSQSEEFLLLGSERLLGYLGAELLQIQEEQSLVQALLRWIRHDEAQRSSLLPELFELVHLPLLSVEYLRDQLLPDKLIQECESCRKRIEGFHSKTETEGSVWQRHDPSLKKLQEVLVVVGGRAMDDSDDDQMLSQNCGFYNIKTNHWSILPDFPDHYKWGFSVTSLNNDVYVTGGSRGSKTDAWSTTQSWKFHSKEGVWKPIAPMLKPRTNHATTALNGELYAVGGTTLNVVEVERYDPYNDSWATVDPMVKYVTNFTVTGCVGKLYVIGSCAAKYNVLTLQCYNPVTDNWSVIASPFIPKYLSAPCCVSVDAVIYLIGDNTKKVYAYDSEANMWQKVQLLHKLHENGGMVVIAGKIYVTGGHWKGMEGDYSVELEVYDCAKDVWTVEGSLPRPWLYHGSCSIFIDTSRWTELFPDSNT, from the exons ATGGTGCGCAATGTGGATGACCTGGATTTCTGCCTGGCGTCGCACCCGCAGAGCGTGTTGGAGGGGCTGCGGGCGCTGCGCTCCAACCCCAAGCTCTCGGATGTCACGCTGCTGGTGGGCGGGCGGGAGTTCCCTTGCCACCGCAGCGTGCTGGCGCTCTGCAGCGTCTACTTCCATGCCATGTTCAGTGGGGAGTTTGTCGAGAGCATCTCGGCGAGAGTGGAGCTGAAGGATATTGAGCCCGCTGCCATGGAGAGCCTGATCGAATTCGCCTACACAGGCAAGTTGACCATCAACCAGCAGAATGTGGAGTCCCTGACCCAGACCTCCAACCTGCTGCAGTTCAGCAGTGTCCAGAAAGTTTGCAGCCGGTACCTCCAGCACCAGATTGACTCCACCAACTGCCTGGGCATCTATGAGCTCGGCGAGATGTATGGCTGTCCAGAGGTCACTGCCAAAGCACGGTCCTTCCTCCTAGAAAATTTTGAGGCTGTGTCCCAAAGTGAGGAGTTCCTCTTGCTGGGCAGCGAGAGGCTGCTGGGCTACCTTGGAGCTGAGTTGCTGCAGATCCAGGAGGAGCAGTCCCTGGTGCAGGCTCTCCTCCGCTGGATACGGCATGATGAAGCCCAGAGGAGCAGCCTGCTTCCCGAGCTCTTCGAGCTGGTCCACTTGCCCTTGCTGTCAGTGGAGTATCTGAGAGACCAGCTTTTGCCTGACAAGCTCATTCAGGAGTGTGAGTCCTGCAGGAAACGGATAGAGGGATTTCACAGCAAG actgaaacagaggggtctGTTTGGCAAAGACATGACCCCAGCCTCAAAAAGCTGCAGGAGGTCCTGGTGGTTGTTGGAGGACGGGCAATGGATGATTCTGATGATGACCAGATGCTGTCACAAAACTGTGGTTTTTACAACATCAAGACAA ACCACTGGTCCATCCTTCCAGACTTCCCGGATCACTACAAATGGGGATTCTCAGTCACATCCTTGAACAATGACGTCTATGTTACTG GGGGTTCCAGAGGCAGCAAGACTGACGCGTGGTCAACAACCCAATCTTGGAAATTCCATTCCAAAGAAGGGGTCTGGAAGCCCATTGCTCCCATGTTGAAGCCCAGAACCAACCATGCTACGACAGCTTTAAATGGCGAACTTTATGCCGTCGGAG GTACGACTCTCAATGTAGTGGAAGTGGAACGATATGACCCGTACAATGATAGCTGGGCCACAGTTGACCCTATGGTGAAGTATGTCACTAACTTCACTGTCACGGGCTGTGTGGGAAAACTCTATGTGATTGGTTCGTGCGCAGCCAAGTACAATGTTCTCACTCTACAGTGTTATAACCCTGTCACAG ATAACTGGAGTGTTATTGCCTCTCCATTCATTCCCAAGTACCTTTCAGCTCCGTGCTGTGTTTCTGTAGATGCTGTGATTTACTTAATCGGAGACAACACAAAGAAAGTCTATGCATACGATTCCGAGGCCAACATGTGGCAGAAG GTCCAGTTGCTGCATAAGCTCCATGAGAATGGGGGCATGGTAGTGATTGCTGGGAAGATCTATGTTACCGGCGGTCACTGGAAAGGGATGGAAGGAGACtatagtgtggagttggaggtgTATGATTGTGCCAAGGATGTGTGGACTGTCGAAGGTTCCCTGCCGCGTCCCTGGCTTTATCATGGGTCTTGTTCCATTTTCATTGACACATCAAGATGGACCGAACTGTTCCCGGACAGTAACACCTAG